The sequence below is a genomic window from Mesorhizobium shangrilense.
CCGCAGCCCTGGTGATGACGACGGACGTCTCCGTTCCGGATGAGGTGGCCAAGGCGATCGCCGCCGGCGTCGCGCGCTTCGGCGGGTTGGACATCATCGTCAATTCGGCCGCCGTGCACCCCTATGGCACGGCGACGACGACGAATTTCGAGACCTGGAACCGGACGATGTCCGTCAATGTCGGCTCGATCTACCTCACGGCCCGTTTCGGCATTCCCGAAATGATCAAGCGGGGCGGCGGCGCCATCATCAACGTGGCTTCCGTGCAAGGCCACGCCTGCCAGGAGAACGTCGCCGCCTACGCCACGACCAAGGGCGCGATCCACACGCTGACACGCTCGCTGGCGCTCGACTACTCACGCCAGGGTATCCGCGTGAATTCGGTCAGTCCGGGATCGATCCGCACACCCATCCTCGAGCGGGCGGCGCGCGGTGACCATGGCACGGATGCCGACGTCGAAGCGGCCTACAGGCGCTTTGGCGAAGCGCATCCGATCGGCCGCATCGGCGAGCCCGAGGAAGTGGCCGAGCTCATTGCATTCCTGTGCTCGTCCAAGGCGGGCTTCTGCACCGGTGCCGACTACAAGATAGACGGCGGACTGACCGCCGGCATCGGCGTGAAATGAAAGGCAGGGCGCCGATCCCGCCAAGAGCCGTTCTTGCGGCTATGCGCGGTTCGCGGGCGTCAGCCGATGCTTTCGCCGCCGTCGATCACCAGCGCCTGGCCGGTCATGAAGGATGAGCGGTCCGAGACCAGGAACAGGATTGCTTCGGCGATCTCCTCGGCGCTGGCCCAGCGCCCCATCGGAATCTTGGTGCGGACATAGCGCTCGATCGCCTCGCGTCCGCCCATCTGGGCGATGAACGGCTCATTGAACGGCGTATCGACCCAGCCCGGGCAGAGCGCGTTGACGCGGACATTGTGCCTGGCATAGTCGAGCGACATCTGCCGGGTCATCGCCACCACCGCATGTTTGGACGTGGCGTAGGCGATCATCTCGCGGTCATAGAACACGCCCGAATTCGAAGCCGTGTTGAGGATGACACCGCCGCCCTGCGCGATCATCGACGGCATGACGATCCTGGCCGCCAGGAACTGGGCGCGGACATTGACCCGCCACGACGCATCCATGCCGTCGACATCGACCTCGGTCAGCGTGCCGCCGACCTGGATGCCGGCATGGTTGTGCAGGATGTCGATCCGCCCGTGCTTCTGGATCGTACCGGCAATGAGCTGCTCGACGGCCGCGTCCTCGTTGACATCCGTGGCGATGGCCTCGGCTTGGCCACCGGCCGTTCGGATGGCGCCAGCCGTCGCTTCGCCGGCGGCGGCATCCCTGTCGGCAATGACGATCGTCGCGCCTTCCTTGCCCATGATGATGGCGCCGGCACGTCCGATGCCGGAACCGGCGCCTGTCACCACGGCGATGCGGTCTTTGAGGATCATGATGCGACTTTCAGTTTGATGGCTTGCGCTGGCGCAGCTGCCATTGGGCAAGCACCACGAGCAGGACGGAGGCAACCAGCACGATGGTCGCGATGGCGTTGATTTCCGGCGTCACGCCACGCCGGATC
It includes:
- a CDS encoding SDR family NAD(P)-dependent oxidoreductase, yielding MKDFDGKVALVTGTTGIGLASARRLAAGGAAILACGIDKSANAAMQAELDHSGAAALVMTTDVSVPDEVAKAIAAGVARFGGLDIIVNSAAVHPYGTATTTNFETWNRTMSVNVGSIYLTARFGIPEMIKRGGGAIINVASVQGHACQENVAAYATTKGAIHTLTRSLALDYSRQGIRVNSVSPGSIRTPILERAARGDHGTDADVEAAYRRFGEAHPIGRIGEPEEVAELIAFLCSSKAGFCTGADYKIDGGLTAGIGVK
- a CDS encoding SDR family NAD(P)-dependent oxidoreductase encodes the protein MILKDRIAVVTGAGSGIGRAGAIIMGKEGATIVIADRDAAAGEATAGAIRTAGGQAEAIATDVNEDAAVEQLIAGTIQKHGRIDILHNHAGIQVGGTLTEVDVDGMDASWRVNVRAQFLAARIVMPSMIAQGGGVILNTASNSGVFYDREMIAYATSKHAVVAMTRQMSLDYARHNVRVNALCPGWVDTPFNEPFIAQMGGREAIERYVRTKIPMGRWASAEEIAEAILFLVSDRSSFMTGQALVIDGGESIG